In Populus alba chromosome 9, ASM523922v2, whole genome shotgun sequence, a genomic segment contains:
- the LOC118059040 gene encoding LOW QUALITY PROTEIN: uncharacterized protein (The sequence of the model RefSeq protein was modified relative to this genomic sequence to represent the inferred CDS: inserted 2 bases in 1 codon), whose protein sequence is MGFVGLGPIAVLYPKTSPTRFELKFVGLYPEGSPSRNSRRXTGPNPGLRGGLEIVFNQQLTRLG, encoded by the exons ATGGGCTTTGTGGGGCTTGGGCCTATTGCTGTCTT GTACCCTAAAACATCACCTACAAGATTTGAACTTAAATTTGTAGGGCTTTACCCCGAAGGGAGCCCTTCCAGAAATTCTCGAAG CACTGGGCCAAACCCAGGCCTAAGAGGGGGTTTGGAAATAGTTTTCAACCAGCAATTGACGCGCCTCGGTTAG
- the LOC118058862 gene encoding heterodimeric geranylgeranyl pyrophosphate synthase small subunit, chloroplastic produces MAFSLAALPSPSITLYLPKKGPNLYPPKLNKMSPIQCSLSVSTHSKTPQFDLKTYWTTLILEINQKLDQAVPIQYPDKIYEAMRYSVLAKGAKRAPPVMCVAACELFGGNRHAAFPTACALEMVHSASLIHDDLPCMDDDPSRRGQPSNHKIYGVDMAILAGDALFPLGFRHIVSHTPSDLVPEPRLLSVIAEIARAVGSTGMAAGQFLDLEGHPNSVEFVQEKKFGEMGECSAVCGGLLAGAKDDEIQRLRRYGRAVGVLYQVVDDILEAKKMKSKVDEDKKKKKGKSYVALYGVEKAIELAEELRAKAKKELDGFEKYGESVLPLYSFVDYAADRGFSFGESS; encoded by the exons atggcttTCTCTCTCGCAGCGTTACCATCACCATCTATTACTCTCTATCTCCCTAAAAAAGGCCCAAATCTTTACCCTCCGAAGCTTAACAAAATGTCACCAATTCAGTGTTCTTTATCAGTTTCAACCCATTCAAAAACACCCCAGTTTGATTTAAAGACTTATTGGACAACTTTGATTCTAGAAATCAATCAGAAGCTTGACCAAGCCGTTCCTATTCAGTATCCAGATAAGATTTATGAGGCCATGAGGTATTCTGTTCTTGCTAAAGGTGCTAAAAGAGCCCCTCCTGTTATGTGTGTTGCTGCTTGTGAGCTCTTTGGTGGTAATCGTCATGCTGCCTTCCCTACTGCTTGTGCTCTTGAAATG GTTCATTCAGCTTCGTTGATTCATGATGACCTTCCCTGCATGGACGATGACCCATCACGTCGAGGCCAGCCTTCAAACCACAAAATTTATGGCGTTGATATGGCAATCCTTGCTGGGGATGCACTCTTCCCTCTTGGCTTTCGCCACATTGTATCCCACACACCTTCTGACCTTGTACCAGAGCCACGACTTCTCAGTGTGATTGCCGAGATTGCTCGTGCTGTGGGGTCCACAGGCATGGCTGCTGGGCAGTTCCTTGACCTTGAGGGTCATCCCAATTCTGTTGAATTTGTTCAGGAGAAGAAATTTGGTGAAATGGGTGAGTGCTCCGCAGTGTGTGGAGGATTGCTAGCCGGTGCCAAGGATGATGAGATACAGAGATTGAGGAGATATGGAAGAGCTGTTGGGGTATTATATCAAGTCGTTGATGACATCTTGGAAGCAAAAAAGATGAAGAGCAAGGTAGATGAggacaagaagaaaaagaaggggaAGAGTTATGTTGCTTTATATGGGGTTGAGAAGGCTATAGAGTTAGCGGAGGAGCTGAGAGCCAAGGCTAAAAAAGAATTGGATGGGTTTGAGAAATATGGTGAGAGTGTATTGCCACTTTATAGCTTCGTGGATTATGCTGCTGATAGAGGTTTCAGTTTTGGTGAGTCAAGTTAG
- the LOC118058863 gene encoding acetylserotonin O-methyltransferase: MERTSRDSEMKEEEDVQAGVDIWKYVLGFAGIAVVKCAIELGIAEAIENHEGPMALSELSSTLGCVPFSLDRIMRFLVHHHFFKEEPTIQGTAGYVHTPLSRRLLRQGEDSMADYILLESSPVMLAPWHHLSSRVRVNGTAAFEAAYGGDIWKYAAANPAFNRLINDAMACDARLAVSAIIESCPKLFDTGIKTLVDVGGGNGTALGKFVKAFPWIEGINFDLPHVVSVAAKCEGVKQVGGDMFDSVPKADAVFIMKVLQDWNNDDCVRILKKCKEAIPKDKGKVIIVETVIGEEKQDSFEFVRLMKDMAMMAFTNSGKERTSEEWDCVLKEAGFSSYNIKPIRAVQAVIEAFP; the protein is encoded by the exons ATGGAGAGGACATCAAGAGATTCAGAAatgaaagaggaagaagatgtgCAGGCAGGAGTCGACATATGGAAATATGTACTAGGGTTTGCTGGTATTGCTGTAGTTAAGTGTGCTATTGAGCTTGGAATAGCAGAAGCCATCGAAAACCATGAGGGTCCTATGGCATTATCAGAGCTATCATCCACCCTAGGATGTGTTCCATTCTCTCTTGATCGCATCATGCGGTTCTTGGTGCATCACCATTTTTTCAAAGAGGAACCAACTATCCAAGGCACCGCAGGTTATGTGCACACACCTCTTTCTCGTCGTTTACTTAGGCAGGGAGAAGACAGCATGGCTGATTATATTTTGTTGGAGAGCAGCCCTGTGATGCTAGCACCATGGCATCATCTAAGTTCCCGTGTTCGAGTAAATGGGACTGCAGCATTTGAAGCGGCTTATGGCGGTGACATATGGAAATATGCAGCTGCAAATCCTGCTTTCAACAGGCTAATTAACGATGCCATGGCTTGTGATGCTAGATTGGCAGTGTCTGCTATAATTGAAAGCTGTCCAAAGCTGTTTGATACTGGAATAAAAACTTTGGTAGATGTTGGTGGTGGTAATGGGACTGCTTTGGGAAAGTTTGTCAAGGCTTTTCCTTGGATTGAAGGCATCAACTTTGATCTTCCTCATGTTGTGTCTGTTGCAGCGAAATGTGAAGGAGTAAAGCAAGTTGGAGGAGATATGTTCGACAGTGTTCCAAAGGCTGATGCTGTTTTTATCATG AAGGTTTTGCAGGACTGGAACAATGATGATTGTGTCCGAATTcttaaaaaatgtaaagaagCTATTCCAAAGGACAAAGGGAAGGTCATTATTGTTGAAACTGTGATTGGAGAAGAGAAACAGGACAGTTTTGAGTTTGTGAGGTTGATGAAAGACATGGCAATGATGGCTTTCACCAACTCAGGAAAGGAGAGGACCTCTGAGGAATGGGATTGTGTCCTCAAGGAGGCTGGATTTAGCAGCTACAACATCAAACCAATTCGGGCTGTGCAAGCTGTCATCGAGGCTTTCCCTTAA
- the LOC118058865 gene encoding acetylserotonin O-methyltransferase: MGSVTKIDEEIREDEEEAQAKVEIWKYIFGFTNMAVVKCAIELGIADAIENNEGPMTLSELSSSLGCAPSSLYRIMRFLVHHSIFKEKPSSQGTTVYVQTALSRRLLKKGEKSMVGLLLFESSHVMMAPWHNLSSRVLNDNNSPFEGAHGDDIWKYALANPAHSKLIDDAMACDAKLVVPEIVEGCPEVFDGVKTLVDVGGGNGTTLQMLVKAFPCIQGINFDLPHVVSAAPESEGVQHVGGDFFQSVPKADAAFLMWVLHDWNDEECIQILKNCKEAIQSDKGKVIIVEAVVGEEKGDKLEFVRLMLDMVMMSHTDAGKERTSKEWEYVLKEAGFSSYTIKPIRAVQSVIVASP; encoded by the exons atgggatcAGTGACAAAAATAGATGAAGAAATaagagaagatgaagaagaggcACAAGCAAAAGTTGAAATATGGAAATACATATTTGGCTTTACTAATATGGCAGTTGTGAAGTGTGCCATTGAGCTTGGAATAGCTGATGCCATTGAAAACAATGAAGGCCCTATGACACTATCAGAGCTATCATCCTCACTTGGATGTGCTCCTTCCTCTCTTTACCGCATTATGAGGTTCTTAGTCCATCACAGCATTTTCAAAGAGAAACCTTCCAGCCAAGGCACCACGGTTTATGTACAGACAGCACTTTCTCGCCGGCTACTTAAGAAGGGAGAAAAGAGCATGGTTGGTCTTCTTTTGTTTGAGAGCAGCCATGTAATGATGGCACCATGGCATAATCTTAGTTCCCGTGTCCTGAACGATAACAACTCACCATTTGAGGGGGCTCATGGAGATGATATATGGAAATATGCGTTGGCAAATCCAGCTCACAGCAAGCTCATTGATGATGCAATGGCTTGTGATGCTAAGCTGGTAGTGCCAGAAATAGTTGAAGGTTGTCCAGAGGTGTTTGATGGGGTTAAAACTTTGGTGGATGTTGGTGGGGGTAACGGGACTACTTTGCAGATGCTGGTTAAGGCTTTTCCTTGTATCCAGGGCATAAACTTTGATCTTCCCCACGTTGTTTCCGCTGCTCCAGAATCTGAAGGAGTTCAGCATGTTGGTGGTGACTTTTTTCAGAGTGTTCCAAAGGCTGATGCTGCTTTCCTAATG TGGGTTCTTCATGACTGGAACGATGAAGAGTGCATCCAAATCCTGAAAAACTGTAAGGAAGCTATACAGAGTGACAAGGGGAAGGTGATAATTGTTGAAGCTGTGGTTGGTGAAGAGAAAGGCGACAAGCTTGAATTTGTGAGGCTAATGTTAGACATGGTAATGATGTCTCATACCGACGCAGGCAAAGAAAGGACCTCCAAGGAATGGGAATACGTTCTCAAGGAGGCTGGCTTTAGCAGCTACACCATAAAACCAATTCGTGCAGTGCAATCTGTCATTGTTGCTTCCCCTTGA